AGACCATGGAGACCAATGTGAAACCATGGAGACCAATGTGAAACCATGGAGACCAATCTGAAACCATGGAGACCAATCTGAGACCATGGAGACCAATGTGAGACCAATGTGAGACCAATGTGAGACCAATGTGAAACCATGGAGACCAATGTGAGACCAATGTGAGACCATGGAGACCAATGTGAGAACCATGGAGACCAATGTGAGACCATGGAGACCAATGTGAAACCATGGAGACCAATGTGAGACCAATGTGAAACCATGGAGACCAATGTGAAACCATGGAGACAAATGTGAGACCAATGTGAAACCATGTAGACCAATGTGAAACCATGGAGACCAATGTGGAAACCATGGAGACCAATGTGAAACCATGGAGACCAATGTGAAACCATGGAGACCAATGTGAAACCATGGAGACCAATGTGAAACCATGGAGACCAATGTGAAACCATGGAGACCAATGTGAAACCATGGAGACCAATGTGAAACCATGGAGACCAATGTAAAACCATGTAGACCAATGTAAAACCATGGAGACCAATGTGAAACCATGGAGACCAATGTGAAACCATGGAGACCAATGTGAAACCATGGAGACCAATGTGAGACCAATGTGAAACCATGGAGACCAATGTGAAACCATGGAGAtcaatgtgtttgatgtatttgatctcattccactaattccgctccagtcattaccacgagccagtcctccccaattaaggtgccaccagcctcctgtgcttTCTATAGTTTGGTGTATGAAGTTGAGATTGTCTGATCTGTTTAGGATCCTGCGGGGAGAAGACTGCTGATGAGAAAGAGCTTCACACCATCACGTTAACAGCTGTTACGGATGACAGAGGCAGTTTGACTACAGTACCATCGGCTGTTACGGATGACAGAGGCAGTTTGACTACAGTACCATCGGCTGTTACGGATGACAGAGGCAGTTTGACTACAGTACCATCGGCTGTTACGGATGACAGAGGCAGTTTAACTATAGTACCATCGGCTGTTACGGATGACAGAGGCAGTTTGACTACAGTACCATCGGCTGTTACGGATGACAGAGGCAGTTTGACTATAGTACCATCGGCTGTTACGGATGACAGAGGCAGTTTGACTACAGTACCATCGGCTGTTACGGATGACAGAGGCAGTTTGACTACAGTACCATCGGCTGTTACGGATGACAGAGGCAGTTTGACTACAGTACCATCGGCTGTTACGGATGACAGAGGCAGTTTGACTACAGTACCATCGGCTGTTACGGATGACAGAGGCAGTTTGACTACAGTACCATCGGCTGTTACGGATGACAGAGGCAGTTTGACTACGGATGACAGCGGCAGTTTGACTACGGATGACAGCGGCAGTTTGACTATGGATGACAGAGGCAGTTTGACTACAGTACCATCGGCTGTTATGGATGACAGAGGCAGTTTGACTATAGTACCATCGGCTGTTACGGATGACAGCGGCAGTTTGACTACGGATGACAGAGGCAGTTTGACTACGGTACCATCGGCTGTTATGGATGACAGAGGCAGTTTGACTACGGATGACGGAGGCAGTTTGACTATAGTACCATCGGCTGTTATGGATGACAGAGGCAGTTTGACTATAGTACCATCGGCTGTTACGGATGACAGCGGCAGTTTGACTACGGATGACAGAGGCAGTTTGACTACGGATGACAGAGGCAGTTTGACTACGGATGACAGAGGCAGTTTGACTACGGATGACAGAGGCAGTTTGACTACGGATGACAGAGGCAGTTTGACTACGGATGACAGAGGCAGTTTGACTACAGTACCATCGGTTGCGGCTAAGAGCTCGGCACAGAGGTGGGCTCACATCTTCTTCGTGTTACACTCAGTAACTGTTTAAGGAATATTAGGTTCGTTTGACAATAGTTGTAACTGTTACTGTCCCTCTTCCCATGTTACTGTTGTGTTGCGTGTAGCTCTCAGGTCTGTTTCACCTCTCTGAAACCTCTCCCAGCCAACGTCCCCAACTGGGCCCTGAGGCTTCATAATGCTGAGGTACGTCTACCAACTGGGCCCTGAGGCTTCATAATGCTGAGGTACGTCTACCAACTGGGCCCTGAGGCTTCATAATGCTGAGGTACGTCTACCAACTGGGCCTTGAGGCTTCATAATGCTGAGGTACGTCTACCAACTGGGCCCTGAGGCTTCATAATGCTGAGGTACGTCTACCAACTGGGCCCTGAGGCTTCATAATGCTGAGGTACGTCTACCAACTGGGCCCTGAGGCTTCATAATGCTGAGGTATGTCTACCAACTGGGCCCTGAGGCTTCATAATGCTGAGGTACGTCTACCAACTGGGCCCTGAGGCTTCATAATGCTGAGGTACGTCTACCAACTGGGCCCTGAGGCTTCATAATGCTGAGGTACGTCTACCAACTGGGTCCTGAGGCTTCATAATGCTGAGGTACGTCTACCAACTGGGCCCTGAGGCTTCATAATGCTGAGGTACATCTACCAACTGGGCCCTGAGGCTTCATAATGCTGAGGTACGTCTACCAACTGGGCCCTGGGGCTTCATAATGCTGAGGTACGTCTACCAACTGGGCCCTGAGGCTTCATAATGCTGAGGTACGTCTACCAACTGGGCCCTGAGGCTTCATAATGCTGAGAGTACGTCTACCAACTGGGCCTTGAGGCTTCATAATGCTGAGAGTACGTCTACCAACTGGGCCCTGAGGCTTCATAATGCTGAGAGTACGTCTACCAACTGGGCCCTGAGGCTTCATAATGCTGAGGTACGTCTACCAACTGGGCCTTGAGGCTTCATAATGCTGAGGTACGTCTACCAACTGGGCCCTGAGGCTTCATAATGCTGAGGTACGTCTACCAACTGGGCCCTGAGGCTTCATAATGCTGAGGTACGTCTACCAACTGGGCCCTGAGGCTTCATAATGCTGAGGTACGTCTACCAACTGGGCCCTGAGGCTTCATAATGCTGAGGTACGTCTACCAACTGGGCCCTGAGGCTTCATAATGCTGAGGTACGTCTACCAACTGGGCCCTGAGGCTTCATAATGCTGAGGTACGTCTACCAACTGGGCCCTGAGGCTTCATAATGCTGAGGTACGTCTACCAACTGGGCCCTGGGGCTTCATAATGCTGAGGTACGTCTACCAACTGGGCCCTGAGGCTTCATAATGCTGAGGTACGTCTACCAACTGGGCCCTGAGGCTTCATAATGCTGAGGTACGTCTACCAACTGGGCCCTGAGGCTTCATAATGCTGAGGTACGTCTACCAACTGGGCCCTGAGGCTTCATAATGCTGAGGTACGTCTACCAACTGGGCCCTGAGGCTTCATAATGCTGAGGTACGTCTACCAACTGGGCCCTGAGGCTTCATAATGCTGAGGTACGTCTACCAACTGGGCCCTGGGGCTTCATAATGCTGAGGTACGTCTACCAACTGGGCCCTGGGGCTTCATAATGCTGAGGTACGTCTACCAACTGGGCCCTGGGGCTTCATAATGCTGAGGTACGTCTACCAACTGGGCCCTGAGGCTTCATAATGCTGAGGTACGTCTACCAACTGGGCCCTGaggcttcataatgctgagtACGTCTACCAACTGGGCCCTGAGGCTTCATAATGCTGAGGTACGTCTACCAACTGGGCCCTGAGGCTTCATAATGCTGAGGTACGTCTACCAACTGGGCCCTGAGGCTTCATAATGCTGAGGTACGTCTACCAACTGGGCCCTGGGGCTTCATAATGCTGAGGTACGTCAACTGGGCCCTGGGGCTTCATACACTAAACTGCATTACACTGCTCCCAACCTAACACATTCTAAcacatcaaatctaattttatttgtcacatgcgccaaatacaacagtagaccttaccgtgaaatggtgaatacaacagtagaccttaccgtgaaatggtgaatacaacagtagaccttaccgtgaaatggtgaatacaacagtagaccttaccttgaaatggtgaatacaacagtagaccttaccgtgaaatggtgaatacaacagtagaccttaccgtgaaatggtgaatacaacagtagaccttaccgtgaaatggtgaatacaacagtagaccttaccgtgaaatgctgaatacaacagtagaccttaccgtgaaatggtgaatacaacagtagaccttaccgtgaaatgctgaatacaacagtagaccttaccgtgaaatgctgaatacaacagtagaccttaccgtgaaatgctgaatacaacagtagaccttaccgtgaaatggtgaatacaacagtagaccttaccgtgaaatgctgaatacaacagtagaccttaccgtgaaatgctgaatacaacagtagaccttaccgtgaaatgctgaatacaacagtagaccttaccgtgaaatgctgaatacaacagtagaccttaccgtgaaatgctgaatacaacagtagaccttaccgtgaaatgctgaatacaacagtagaccttaccgtgaaatgctgaatacaacagtagaccttaccgtgaaatggtgaatacaacagtagaccttaccgtgaaatgcttactgacaagcccttaaccaacaatgccattttatgaaaaataagagttaagaacaGATTTACTTAACTAAAGTTCAAAAAAATagaagagcaacaataaaatcaCAATAACGAGACTTTAtacacaggttagtcgaggtaatttgtacatgtaggtaggggtaaagtgactatacatagataataaacagcgagtaggagcggtgtaaaaacaaaggggggggggggtcaatgcaaatagtccggtggccatttgattagctgttcaggagtcttatggcttggggagtagaagctgttaagatgccttttggacctagacttggcgctccggtaccgcttgccgtgcggtagcagagagaacagtccatgactaagatggctggagtctttgacaatttttagggtcttcctctgacaccacctggtatagaagtcctggaagGCAGGAAACTTggcagtgccttgcggtcggaggcagagcagttgccatacgagGCAGTGATGCaagcagtcaggatgctctcgatggtgcagctgtagaaccttttgaggatctgaggaccaatgccaaatcctCAAAAAAACGTTGAGGTCTCGAcaccatcttgttcggggccaactgcccattatgccaaacctacgctcaccaAGTTTCGTCTTTTGAAGTCTTTTCCGTTTAGGAGAAAAGGCCACGTCGTGATTGGTgatattttgtacatttgcaatatgattccattcgccctcttgtgggatttaccgggacagctgaaaaatgaccaaaatttgaacattttataaaacggaaaccgaatgtcagATTTCGTTCGATGACTTCCCGGAAGATCCGGCCCTGCAGCACGGCCCACCGCCGTCCCCGAATTTTAGAAGCGTTGGCGGACGTcaagtaagggaccgtacatttgcaatgtggactttctcactaaccatatgtcaaaatgttcccttaaggtaCGTTGACACCCTAAGACTCGTTGACACCCTAAGACTCGTTGACACCCTAAGACACGTTGACACCCTAAGACACGTTGACACCCTAAGACACGTTGACACCCTAAGACACGTTGACACCCTAAGACACGTTGACACCCTAAGACACGTTGACACCCTAAGACACGTTGACACCCTAAGACACGTTGACACCCTAAGACACGTTGACACCCTAAGACACGTTGACACCCTAAGACTCGTTGACACCCTAAGACTCGTTGACACCCTAAGACTCGTTGACACCCTAAGACATGTTGACACCCTAAGACACGTTGACACCCTAAGACTCGTTGACACCCTAAGACTCGTTGACACCCTAAGACTCGTTGACACCCTAAGACTCGTTGACACCCTAAGACTCGTTGACACCCTAAGACTCGTTGACACCCTAAGACTCGTTGACACCCTAAGACTCGTTGACACCCTAAGACTCGTTGACACCCTAAGACTCGTTGACACCCTAAGACTCGTTGACACCCTAAGACTCGTTGACACCCTAAGACTCGTTGACACCCTAAGACTCGTTGACACCCTAAGACTCGTTGACACCCTAAGACTCGTTGACACCCTAAGACTCGTTGACACCCTAAGACTCGTTGACACCCTAAGACTCGTTGACACCCTAAGACTCGGTTGACACCCTAAGACACAGCTCTGTTGCCTGAGGATGCTAACAGGAAAGGCTTGTGATAGTTAGCGTCCTCAGGCTTATAGCTTTGCACATTTCTGGGAAGGAAGGGCCTCAACAGTCCTCCATGTTGACTCTTtaatttcttcttctcctccttttctctttctttcttgtctctgtctatctgtctcccccatctctctctgtctcccccatctctctctgtctcccccctctcgctctgtctccccttttctctctgtctcccccctctctctctgtgtctccccatctctctctgtctcccccctctcgctcttcctcgctctgtgtctctccccctctctgtctctctgtctccccctccgtctcccccttttctctctgtctcccccctctcgctcttcctctctctctcccctctctgtctcccccccctctgtctcccccccctctgtctctctctgtctccccccctctctgtgtctcctggaGCAGAGGATAGGTGACTCATACCGTGGCTACTGTAACACCGACACAGAGCTGGAGACCATCCTCCTGCTCCACAAGCAGCAGACCAACAGTGTGTTTGGGACACGCCAGTCCCCCTCCCCTGCCAAGCCTGCCAGCCGTCTGATGTGGAAGTCCCAATACGTACCTTACGATGGCGTCCCTTTTGTCAATGCAGGTATACAGTCACAGTACTGGTTCAGTAGCCTACgattatcagactagatactgtatgttatcagactagatactgtatgttatcagactagatactgtatgctatcagactagatactgtatgttagactagatactgtatgttagactagatactgtatgttatcagactagatactgtatgttatcagactagatactgtatgttagactagatactgtatgttagactagatactgtatgttatcagactagatactgtatgttatcagactagatactgtatgttatcagactagatactgtatgttatcagactagatactgtatgttatcagactagatactgtatgttagactagatactgtatgctatcagactagatactgtatgttattagactagatactgtatgttagactagatactgtatgttatcagactagatactgtatgttatcagactagatactgtatgttatcagactagatactgtatgttatctgactagatactgtatgttatcagactagatactgtatgttatcagactagatactgtatgttagactagatactgtatgttagactagatactgtatgttagactagatactgtatgttagactagataatgtatgttggactagatactgtatgttagactagatactgtatgttatcagactagatactgtatgttatcagactagatactgtatgttagactagatactgtatgttagactagatactgtatgttagactagatactgtatgttagactagatactgtatgttagactagatactgtatgttagactagatactgtatgttatcagactagatactgtatgttatcagactagatactgtatgttagactagatactgtatgttagactagatactgtatgttagactagatactgtatgttagactagatactgtatgttatcagactagatactgtatgttatcagactagatactgtatgttatcagactagatactgtatgttatcagactagatactgtatgttagactagatactgtatgttagactagatactgtatgttatcagactagatactgtatgttagactagatactgtatgttagactagatactgtatgttatcagactagatactgtatgttatcagactagatactgtatgttagactagatactgtatgttagactagatactgtatgttagactagatactgtatgttagactagatactgtatgttagactagataatgtatgttggactagatactgtatgttagactagatactgtatgttatcagactagatactgtatgttatcagactagatactgtatgttagactagatactgtatgttagactagatactgtatgttagactagatactgtatgttagactagatactgtatgttagactagatactgtatgttagactagatactgtatgttagactagatactgtatgttagactagatactgtatgttagactagatactgtatgttatcagactagatactgtatgttatcagactagatactgtatgttatcagactagatactgtatgttatcagactagatactgtatgttatcagactagatactgtatgttatcagactagatactgtatgttagactagatactgtatgttatcagactagatactgtatgttatcagactagatactgtatgttatctgactagatactgtatgttatctgactagatactgtatgttatcagactagatactgtatgctatcagactagatactgtatgttatctggctatagactgtagacctgttcatttatcagactagatactgtatgttagactagatactgtatgttagactagatactgtatgttatcagactagatactgtatgttagactagatactgtatgttagactagatactgtatgttagactagatactgtatgttagactagatactgtatgttagactagatactgtatgttagactagatactgtatgttagactagatactgtatgttagactagatactgtatgttagactagatactgtatgttagactagatactgtatgttatcagactagatactgtatgttagactagatactgtatgttatcagactagatactgtatgttatcagactagatactgtatgttatcagactagatactgtatgttatcagac
This portion of the Oncorhynchus gorbuscha isolate QuinsamMale2020 ecotype Even-year unplaced genomic scaffold, OgorEven_v1.0 Un_scaffold_9896, whole genome shotgun sequence genome encodes:
- the LOC124030203 gene encoding calcium-responsive transcription factor-like; its protein translation is MDDRGSLTTVPSAVMDDRGSLTIVPSAVTDDSGSLTTDDRGSLTTVPSAVMDDRGSLTTDDGGSLTIVPSAVMDDRGSLTIVPSAVTDDSGSLTTDDRGSLTTDDRGSLTTDDRGSLTTDDRGSLTTDDRGSLTTDDRGSLTTVPSVAAKSSAQSSQVCFTSLKPLPANVPNWALRLHNAERIGDSYRGYCNTDTELETILLLHKQQTNSVFGTRQSPSPAKPASRLMWKSQYVPYDGVPFVNAGIQSQYWFSSLRLSD